One Corynebacterium uterequi DNA segment encodes these proteins:
- a CDS encoding DEAD/DEAH box helicase, protein MSDFSRQELATLHHQAERAVQQLKTVGNLTTRIERIATAPGLPRIDGISRVSDKLGTFTVIDQRDILWPEDFFASREVKTARKMLKKLDGRTAHIEPADLTQLINESKPAAPSFFARLLGAGSRVADGQVAARRLESAVRTVERAQIDDAVAPIIARLDKAQEAARHGVDVFATDGVLSAEQRRVAQQAIRIVLGSTLSHLEPLDPAKVTQAATILDNARRTRSNPLSLEALRDQATEHLNQLTRRRGRTLLAAMEVERLREVTADRLRTEGLAEINITSVLDVLDAREHTLMRARGVGERSATRLKAAAETMLAEAAAASGGGKSIGDTRCRPALALLSVLTQYEHSVRLDDEQIARRNRIHAYATEFADLTAVGLRASPIADGAVWLIAASSPAPVSQFLDDLAWAGANPTVLDARGARHRRSDDELWEDYRSRPADYQALLAELLGFSGGESTDLDTPTLEKIRALKLDTSLLKPRLRLRGYQSFGARFAVVQGKVLLGDEMGLGKTIQALAASAHIAAVDGIERTRILVICPAAVTINWVREAEAFTQLPVFLAHGTGKEDIVGAWRSEGGYCIMTFDGARAMHHLVGAPEYVIVDEAHMVKNPQARRSVAVQEILGRAGSAILLTGTPIENRVHEFVTLIRYLNPALISEEESTMPATLFRQRIAPAYLRRNQADVLDELPEMNAHLDFVELNAADQEHYRDAVADSNWMAMRRAALTTPHGVPAKARRIADIVAEAADNGRKVVIFSYFLPVLERLEGLLGSCVIGSITGALAPAKRQLLVDELASAPGGSVLLAQIGAAGTGLNIQAASVVILAEPQVKPSIEAQAVARAHRMGQTSTVLVHRIVGVETVDERMMDVLSQKQAIFDAYARDSAAAEVPDAVDVSERALAEQIIAAERQRLGLSTPD, encoded by the coding sequence GTGAGCGATTTCAGCCGTCAGGAACTAGCTACCCTTCACCACCAGGCCGAAAGGGCCGTCCAGCAGCTTAAGACCGTCGGGAACCTCACTACCCGCATCGAGCGCATTGCCACCGCGCCGGGCTTGCCGCGGATCGACGGCATCTCGCGGGTGAGCGATAAGCTCGGCACGTTCACGGTGATCGACCAGCGAGACATCCTCTGGCCGGAGGACTTCTTCGCCAGTCGCGAGGTGAAGACCGCCAGGAAAATGTTGAAGAAGCTTGACGGACGCACCGCCCACATCGAACCCGCCGACCTCACCCAACTCATCAACGAATCCAAGCCGGCGGCACCGTCGTTTTTCGCCCGGCTCCTGGGCGCCGGCTCCCGGGTCGCCGACGGCCAAGTGGCCGCCCGCCGGCTAGAGAGCGCGGTGCGCACCGTCGAGCGCGCGCAGATCGACGACGCCGTCGCCCCCATTATCGCCCGGCTGGACAAGGCGCAGGAGGCCGCCCGCCACGGCGTCGATGTGTTCGCCACCGATGGTGTCCTGTCGGCCGAGCAGCGCCGGGTAGCGCAGCAGGCAATTCGTATCGTGCTCGGTTCCACCTTGTCCCACCTCGAACCCCTCGACCCGGCGAAGGTGACCCAAGCGGCGACCATCCTCGACAACGCGCGACGCACCCGCAGCAACCCCCTGTCCCTGGAAGCCCTGCGCGACCAAGCCACCGAGCACCTCAACCAGCTGACCCGTCGCCGCGGCCGAACTTTGCTCGCCGCCATGGAGGTAGAACGCCTGCGGGAGGTGACGGCCGACAGACTGCGCACCGAAGGCCTCGCCGAGATCAATATCACCAGCGTCCTCGACGTCCTCGACGCCCGCGAACACACCCTCATGAGGGCGCGCGGCGTCGGCGAGCGCAGCGCCACCCGGTTGAAAGCCGCCGCCGAAACTATGCTCGCCGAGGCGGCGGCCGCCAGCGGGGGAGGCAAGAGCATCGGAGACACCCGGTGCCGACCGGCACTCGCCCTGCTCAGCGTCCTCACCCAGTACGAACACTCCGTGCGCCTCGACGACGAGCAGATCGCCCGACGCAACCGGATCCACGCCTACGCCACCGAGTTCGCAGACCTCACCGCCGTGGGGCTGCGCGCTTCCCCTATCGCTGACGGAGCCGTCTGGCTCATCGCTGCCTCCAGTCCGGCACCGGTCAGCCAATTCCTCGACGACCTGGCCTGGGCCGGCGCCAACCCCACGGTGCTCGACGCCCGAGGTGCGCGGCACCGGCGCTCCGACGACGAACTATGGGAGGACTACCGCTCCCGCCCGGCCGACTACCAGGCCCTGCTCGCCGAACTGCTGGGATTCTCCGGCGGCGAGTCCACGGACCTCGACACACCGACGCTGGAGAAAATCCGCGCGCTCAAGCTGGACACCTCGCTGCTCAAACCCCGGCTGCGCCTGCGCGGCTACCAGTCCTTCGGCGCACGTTTCGCCGTCGTCCAAGGCAAGGTACTCCTCGGCGACGAGATGGGCTTGGGCAAAACCATCCAGGCACTCGCCGCGAGCGCCCACATCGCCGCCGTCGACGGCATCGAGCGCACCCGCATCCTCGTCATCTGCCCCGCCGCAGTCACCATCAACTGGGTCCGCGAGGCCGAGGCCTTCACACAGCTGCCGGTATTCCTCGCCCACGGCACAGGCAAAGAGGACATCGTCGGCGCCTGGCGCAGCGAAGGCGGTTACTGCATCATGACCTTCGACGGTGCCCGTGCCATGCACCACCTCGTCGGCGCCCCCGAATACGTCATCGTCGACGAAGCTCACATGGTGAAAAACCCACAGGCTCGTCGCTCGGTGGCGGTGCAGGAGATCCTCGGACGCGCCGGGAGCGCGATTCTGCTCACCGGTACGCCCATCGAGAACCGCGTCCACGAGTTCGTCACGCTGATCCGCTACCTCAATCCCGCACTGATCTCCGAAGAGGAATCCACCATGCCGGCGACGCTGTTTCGCCAGCGGATCGCACCGGCGTATCTCCGCCGCAACCAGGCGGATGTCCTCGATGAACTCCCGGAGATGAACGCCCACCTGGACTTCGTGGAGCTCAACGCGGCGGACCAGGAGCATTATCGCGACGCGGTAGCGGACAGCAACTGGATGGCCATGCGCCGCGCCGCGCTGACCACACCCCACGGTGTTCCGGCGAAGGCCCGGCGCATCGCAGACATCGTCGCTGAGGCCGCAGACAACGGGCGCAAGGTCGTCATCTTCTCCTATTTCCTGCCCGTCCTCGAACGCCTGGAAGGCCTCCTCGGCAGCTGTGTCATCGGCTCGATCACGGGTGCGCTGGCACCCGCGAAGCGGCAGCTGCTCGTCGACGAGCTCGCCTCCGCGCCGGGCGGCTCGGTGTTGCTTGCGCAGATTGGGGCGGCCGGTACGGGACTGAACATCCAGGCGGCGAGCGTCGTCATTCTCGCCGAGCCGCAGGTCAAGCCATCCATCGAGGCGCAGGCTGTGGCGCGTGCGCACCGCATGGGCCAGACGTCGACGGTGCTCGTGCACCGCATCGTCGGAGTGGAGACCGTCGATGAGCGAATGATGGACGTACTCAGCCAGAAGCAGGCGATCTTCGACGCCTACGCGCGAGATTCGGCTGCCGCCGAGGTTCCCGACGCCGTCGACGTGTCCGAGCGGGCGCTGGCAGAGCAAATCATCGCCGCCGAACGCCAACGTCTCGGCCTGAGCACGCCGGATTAG
- a CDS encoding CBS domain-containing protein, with amino-acid sequence MTTHGCTHRPDVTPATRFLAAFNSIEQYLRSAMSAKDNGSIGAIAHQAEKAGLLSPQQNADFQEYRELRNAITHGEYRDFRPIADPREDVIAEIERLAHDIINQPELHAAARLDSLPRQIVRVFHPDDSASEVLDVVRTSGISQFPIYERKTYVGLLTTDAIAKWVSVDYRDDGRLDARTVSDILDYAGDADWAVFLPRSASLSDALAALTTSWGAQLPRAVIATQDGRRNQRPVRVISGADIALLMMAVNSHRR; translated from the coding sequence ATGACCACCCACGGTTGCACCCACCGCCCGGATGTCACCCCGGCGACGCGGTTCCTTGCCGCGTTTAATTCCATTGAGCAGTACTTACGATCCGCAATGTCGGCCAAGGACAATGGGAGTATCGGGGCCATCGCCCACCAGGCAGAGAAGGCAGGGTTGCTGTCCCCGCAGCAGAATGCGGACTTCCAGGAGTATCGGGAGCTTCGCAATGCCATTACGCATGGCGAGTACCGGGATTTCCGGCCGATCGCGGATCCGCGAGAGGATGTCATCGCCGAAATCGAGCGCTTGGCTCACGACATCATTAACCAGCCGGAGCTCCACGCGGCAGCCCGCTTAGACAGCCTCCCGCGGCAAATCGTCCGCGTGTTTCACCCGGATGACTCGGCCAGCGAGGTGTTGGACGTGGTACGCACGTCCGGCATCTCCCAGTTCCCCATCTATGAGCGCAAAACCTACGTTGGGCTGTTGACGACGGATGCGATCGCCAAGTGGGTGTCCGTGGACTATCGAGACGACGGCCGGCTGGACGCGAGGACCGTCAGTGACATCCTTGATTACGCCGGGGACGCGGATTGGGCGGTGTTTCTCCCCCGGAGCGCGAGCCTGTCGGATGCACTGGCGGCGTTGACGACGTCGTGGGGTGCGCAGCTTCCCCGCGCGGTGATTGCGACGCAGGATGGGCGCCGCAATCAGCGCCCCGTGCGGGTGATCAGCGGTGCCGACATCGCGCTGCTCATGATGGCGGTGAATAGCCACCGCCGCTAG
- a CDS encoding LLM class flavin-dependent oxidoreductase: MQFGIFSIGDVTPDPTTGTTPTEAERIQAMTAIALKAEEVGLDVFATGEHHNPPFVPSSPTTHLGYIAAKTEKLKLSTATTLITTNDPVKIAEDYAFLQHLSGGRVDLMMGRGNTGPVYPWFGKDIRQGIPLAIENYHLLRRLWRDKVVNWQGKFRTPLQGYTSTPWPLDDVAPFVWHGSIRSVEIAEQAAFYGDGFFHNNIFWNKEHTAKMVNIYRRRFEKYGHGQADQAIVGLGGQFYVADTEEQAKKEFRPYFDNAPVYGHGPSLEDFTEMTPLTVGTAEQVIERTLSFADWVGDYQRQLFLIDHAGLPLEVVLNQIEILGRDIVPELRRRMEARRPDHVPSDPPTHASLVAARADNPNHPHFLVAPGQADA, encoded by the coding sequence ATGCAGTTCGGCATCTTCTCCATCGGAGACGTCACTCCCGATCCGACGACCGGCACCACCCCCACCGAAGCCGAGCGGATCCAGGCTATGACCGCCATCGCCCTCAAGGCCGAGGAGGTGGGACTCGACGTCTTCGCCACCGGCGAACACCACAACCCGCCCTTCGTCCCCTCGTCTCCCACCACGCACCTGGGCTACATCGCGGCGAAGACCGAGAAACTCAAGCTCTCCACCGCCACCACCCTCATCACCACCAACGACCCGGTGAAGATCGCCGAGGATTACGCCTTCCTCCAGCACCTCTCCGGCGGGCGCGTGGATCTCATGATGGGTCGCGGCAACACCGGCCCGGTTTACCCGTGGTTCGGCAAGGACATCCGCCAGGGCATCCCGCTAGCCATCGAAAACTACCACCTGCTGCGCCGGCTGTGGCGCGACAAGGTAGTCAATTGGCAGGGCAAGTTCCGCACCCCGCTTCAGGGCTACACCTCCACTCCGTGGCCGCTCGACGACGTAGCCCCCTTCGTCTGGCACGGTTCCATCCGCTCCGTAGAGATCGCCGAGCAGGCCGCCTTCTACGGTGACGGCTTCTTCCACAACAACATCTTCTGGAACAAGGAGCACACGGCGAAGATGGTCAACATCTACCGCCGCCGCTTCGAAAAGTACGGGCACGGCCAGGCCGATCAGGCCATTGTCGGACTCGGCGGCCAATTCTACGTCGCCGACACCGAGGAACAGGCCAAGAAGGAATTCCGCCCCTACTTCGATAACGCCCCCGTCTACGGCCACGGCCCGAGCCTGGAAGACTTCACGGAGATGACCCCGCTCACCGTCGGCACCGCCGAGCAGGTCATCGAGCGCACCCTCTCCTTCGCCGACTGGGTGGGCGACTACCAGCGCCAGCTCTTCCTCATCGACCACGCCGGCCTCCCGCTTGAAGTGGTGCTCAACCAGATTGAGATCCTCGGCCGGGATATCGTCCCTGAGCTGCGTCGACGCATGGAAGCCCGGCGTCCCGACCACGTGCCCAGCGATCCGCCGACCCACGCCTCGCTCGTCGCCGCCCGCGCGGACAACCCGAATCACCCGCACTTCCTGGTCGCCCCCGGCCAGGCCGACGCCTAA
- a CDS encoding FMN reductase: MSRTLVAITAGLSTPSTSRQISDTIVDAVTSAVTARGEGLDVTTIEVRELINDLAQVFTTGIPSPRLDEVKRTISDADGVVVVTPIFKANYSGLLKMFFDALDQDALNGMPTIIAATAGTARHSLATEYGLRPLLTYMRAVVVPTSLFAATDDFGGAEGAEFEHRVARAAGELATLMVDAGSYSPGFGGATVEAERRPRRSGVDLDEPVTSFADLLKHYGG; the protein is encoded by the coding sequence ATGTCCCGCACCCTTGTTGCCATCACCGCCGGCCTGTCGACCCCCTCGACCTCCCGGCAGATCTCCGACACCATCGTGGACGCGGTGACCAGTGCCGTCACTGCCCGCGGTGAAGGGCTCGACGTCACCACCATCGAGGTCCGCGAGCTCATCAACGACCTCGCACAGGTGTTCACCACCGGCATCCCTAGCCCGCGGCTCGACGAAGTCAAGCGCACCATCTCCGACGCTGACGGCGTCGTCGTTGTCACTCCCATCTTCAAGGCCAACTACTCCGGCCTGCTCAAGATGTTCTTCGACGCGCTCGACCAGGATGCCCTCAACGGCATGCCGACGATTATCGCCGCCACCGCCGGCACCGCCCGGCACTCCCTGGCCACAGAGTACGGGCTGCGCCCGTTGCTCACCTACATGCGTGCCGTCGTCGTACCGACGTCGCTCTTCGCCGCCACCGATGACTTCGGTGGGGCGGAAGGCGCCGAGTTCGAGCACCGCGTCGCCCGCGCCGCAGGCGAGCTCGCCACCCTCATGGTCGATGCCGGCAGCTACTCCCCCGGCTTCGGCGGCGCCACGGTGGAGGCTGAGCGTCGGCCCCGCCGCTCCGGCGTCGACCTCGACGAGCCGGTGACCTCCTTCGCCGACCTGCTCAAGCACTACGGCGGATAG
- a CDS encoding MBL fold metallo-hydrolase, whose product MAENFSLSVLGAGATAPSAHGSASSYLVSGETGVILVDAGPGSLLTFYKEHALDELRGIVLTHLHADHSLDIMAWAYRWTFPDVLPRIPLYIPAGERHRLEAFDTLYGIPTLPTMVSPIDQAFDIREMAIDGDTRYEIDSTELVTFAARHAVTSASLRFERDGKSLVWSSDTGDCPGLRAAAAEADVFVSEATYLESNEETERAMAAHGHLTPRLAGEIATEVGVKHLVLTHFAHPGDGEASRERAAATFSGELSVAREGLTVTA is encoded by the coding sequence ATGGCTGAGAATTTCTCACTGAGTGTGCTGGGTGCCGGCGCGACGGCCCCGAGCGCGCACGGTTCTGCCTCGTCCTACCTGGTGAGCGGCGAGACGGGCGTCATCCTCGTGGACGCCGGCCCGGGCTCGCTGCTGACCTTCTATAAGGAGCACGCTCTCGATGAGCTGCGCGGCATTGTGCTGACGCACCTGCACGCGGACCACTCGCTGGACATTATGGCGTGGGCTTACCGGTGGACCTTCCCGGACGTTCTGCCGCGGATTCCGCTGTACATCCCGGCAGGGGAACGGCATCGCCTGGAGGCCTTTGACACGCTGTATGGGATCCCGACGCTGCCGACGATGGTCAGCCCCATCGATCAAGCCTTCGACATTCGAGAGATGGCGATTGATGGGGATACCCGCTACGAGATTGACAGTACGGAGCTGGTGACCTTTGCGGCGCGCCATGCGGTTACCTCGGCTAGCCTGCGCTTTGAGCGTGATGGCAAGTCCTTGGTGTGGAGCTCGGATACGGGTGACTGTCCCGGCCTTCGTGCCGCGGCTGCCGAAGCTGACGTGTTCGTCAGTGAGGCCACCTACTTGGAGTCCAATGAGGAGACCGAGCGGGCCATGGCGGCCCATGGTCACCTCACTCCGCGGCTGGCGGGAGAGATCGCCACTGAGGTTGGTGTCAAGCACCTAGTCTTGACGCACTTCGCTCATCCGGGGGATGGGGAGGCCTCGCGGGAGCGGGCCGCAGCGACCTTCAGCGGTGAGCTGTCGGTCGCTCGCGAGGGCCTCACGGTCACCGCGTAG
- a CDS encoding ABC transporter ATP-binding protein, whose protein sequence is MTTAHTQGLRVDNVAVKYGEKVAVSNISMAVAPGETTAVIGPSGCGKSTTLKAVAGLNHVAEGQITLAGRDITYESPAKRNIGLVPQSYACFPHMTVASNIGYGLRARKVPADQIEAKVKSVLELTQLTAFAERKPGQLSGGQRQRVALGRALAIEPDILLLDEPLAALDPQLRGDLRRELATMLAQAGCGTLIVTHDQHEALSLATHIAILRDGAMVQYGTPDDLWNRPINTFVADFLANATLLDAVVEGDTVSILGGTWTAPVSTFERINDDRDPQLLVRATSLELVPMGTAHAIEGTVKSVEYAGGRFLAVVRTPHEDFQVNSEDPIEEGDVVSLGFRLGKAALIGRG, encoded by the coding sequence ATGACTACTGCACACACGCAAGGGCTGCGCGTCGATAACGTTGCGGTCAAGTACGGCGAGAAGGTCGCCGTGTCCAACATCTCTATGGCAGTCGCCCCCGGAGAGACCACTGCGGTCATCGGCCCGTCGGGCTGCGGCAAATCCACCACGCTCAAGGCGGTGGCGGGGCTTAACCACGTCGCCGAGGGCCAGATCACCTTGGCGGGTCGGGACATCACGTACGAGTCGCCGGCCAAGCGCAATATCGGCCTGGTCCCGCAGTCCTACGCCTGCTTCCCGCACATGACCGTCGCGTCGAACATCGGCTACGGCCTGCGTGCCCGCAAGGTCCCCGCCGATCAGATCGAGGCCAAGGTCAAGTCTGTGCTGGAGCTGACTCAGTTGACTGCCTTCGCCGAGCGTAAGCCCGGTCAGCTCTCTGGTGGCCAGCGTCAGCGCGTGGCGTTGGGCCGCGCGTTGGCCATCGAGCCGGACATTCTGCTGCTCGACGAGCCGTTGGCGGCCCTCGATCCGCAGCTGCGTGGCGATCTTCGCCGCGAGCTGGCGACCATGCTGGCCCAGGCCGGGTGCGGCACGCTCATCGTCACTCACGATCAGCACGAAGCCCTATCGCTGGCCACGCACATCGCCATCCTTCGCGACGGTGCCATGGTGCAGTACGGCACCCCGGATGATCTGTGGAACCGCCCAATCAACACCTTCGTCGCGGACTTCCTGGCCAATGCCACGCTGCTGGACGCCGTCGTCGAGGGCGACACCGTGAGCATCCTGGGTGGCACGTGGACCGCACCGGTGTCCACCTTTGAACGCATCAACGACGACCGAGACCCGCAGCTGCTGGTACGGGCGACGTCGCTGGAGCTGGTGCCGATGGGTACTGCGCACGCGATCGAGGGAACGGTGAAGTCCGTCGAGTACGCCGGCGGCCGTTTCCTGGCCGTGGTGCGTACCCCGCACGAGGATTTCCAGGTCAATTCGGAGGACCCGATCGAGGAGGGCGACGTCGTGTCCCTGGGCTTCCGCCTCGGCAAGGCTGCCCTCATCGGGCGCGGTTAG
- a CDS encoding ABC transporter permease gives MSSAPVQSAMVVAPGGAATPKQAPGGSDAKKAGSSFDHLTVGRILSWIMLVFIVLPVLATLVAATSIDFSQGPWGKGITLDWFILGWMKIGPMILRSFLVAMLVVALNLLIVGPFAWYAPNLPGWLKNALTSAVNIPLAIPGIALSISLIGTFAGLRPSGVLLICGHLIFTMPFTMSALMPSLADTKLREAQEVARSLGASWYRVITTITIPWVNVSVLQAITMVFAISFGEFNISFFINPPATPMAPFALFDAYSTQRLEIASAMSCIFIAFTIPVLAAVVWARTRVSNRGND, from the coding sequence ATGAGTTCTGCACCTGTACAATCCGCCATGGTGGTCGCCCCGGGCGGGGCGGCCACACCGAAGCAGGCCCCGGGCGGGAGCGACGCTAAGAAGGCAGGATCGTCCTTCGACCATCTCACTGTTGGCCGGATCCTCAGCTGGATCATGCTCGTGTTCATCGTCCTGCCGGTCCTGGCCACCCTCGTGGCGGCGACGTCCATCGACTTCTCGCAAGGTCCCTGGGGCAAGGGGATCACCCTGGACTGGTTCATTCTCGGCTGGATGAAGATCGGGCCGATGATCCTGCGATCCTTCCTGGTCGCGATGTTGGTCGTCGCGCTCAACCTCCTTATCGTGGGGCCGTTTGCGTGGTATGCCCCGAATCTTCCCGGGTGGCTGAAGAACGCTTTGACCAGCGCGGTCAACATCCCGTTGGCCATTCCAGGTATCGCTTTGTCGATCTCGCTCATCGGTACCTTCGCCGGGCTGCGCCCCAGCGGTGTGCTGCTCATCTGCGGTCACCTCATCTTCACCATGCCGTTCACGATGAGCGCCCTCATGCCGTCGCTGGCCGACACGAAGCTCCGCGAGGCGCAGGAGGTGGCCCGTTCGCTCGGGGCGTCGTGGTACCGGGTGATCACCACCATCACCATCCCGTGGGTGAACGTGTCTGTGCTGCAGGCCATCACCATGGTTTTTGCGATCAGTTTCGGCGAATTCAACATTTCCTTCTTCATCAATCCGCCGGCCACGCCCATGGCGCCTTTCGCCTTGTTTGACGCCTACTCCACGCAGCGCCTCGAAATTGCGTCCGCGATGAGCTGCATCTTCATCGCCTTCACCATCCCGGTTCTGGCCGCTGTGGTGTGGGCGCGCACCCGAGTCTCGAACCGAGGAAACGACTAA